In Coriobacteriia bacterium, one genomic interval encodes:
- the rplK gene encoding 50S ribosomal protein L11 gives MAKKVAGYIKLQIPGGQANPAPPVGPALGQHQVNIMQFCQAFNADTQDRQGIVLPVEITVYEDRSITYIIKKPPAAVLLKMAAGIESGSGTPNRTKVATITSDQLREIAETKMDDLNANDVEAAMKVIAGTARSMGIEIAG, from the coding sequence ATGGCCAAGAAGGTTGCAGGCTACATCAAGCTCCAGATCCCGGGCGGTCAGGCAAACCCGGCACCTCCGGTTGGCCCTGCGCTCGGTCAGCATCAGGTCAACATCATGCAGTTCTGCCAAGCGTTCAACGCGGACACGCAGGACCGTCAGGGCATCGTGTTGCCCGTTGAGATCACGGTCTACGAGGACCGTAGCATCACGTACATCATCAAGAAGCCGCCCGCGGCGGTTCTGTTGAAGATGGCTGCGGGCATCGAGAGCGGCTCGGGTACGCCGAACCGCACCAAAGTGGCTACCATCACAAGCGATCAGCTCCGCGAGATCGCTGAGACCAAGATGGACGACCTGAACGCGAACGATGTCGAGGCGGCCATGAAGGTCATCGCCGGCACCGCTCGCTCGATGGGCATCGAGATCGCCGGCTAG
- the secE gene encoding preprotein translocase subunit SecE, whose translation MAKTIDAELKTKPGKPAKAKSPKADKPNLFARLAQYLRDVRSEMKRVVWPDRPEVINSSLVVVVTLLFFVAFTFILDSIVVQVLDVISNIGG comes from the coding sequence ATGGCGAAGACGATCGATGCCGAACTGAAGACCAAGCCGGGCAAGCCGGCGAAGGCTAAGTCCCCTAAGGCCGACAAGCCGAACCTGTTCGCGCGACTGGCGCAGTACCTGCGCGACGTGCGCTCCGAGATGAAGCGCGTCGTGTGGCCCGATCGTCCCGAGGTCATCAACTCAAGCCTCGTCGTGGTCGTGACGCTGCTGTTCTTCGTCGCGTTCACCTTCATCCTCGACAGCATCGTGGTGCAGGTGCTCGACGTGATCTCGAACATCGGCGGCTGA
- the rplJ gene encoding 50S ribosomal protein L10 — MPTANKEARVVEIKDRFDSAEAVILIDYRGLSVQELEDLRRKTRAAGGEIKVYKNSLTEIAIRELALPNMDEYLDGPTAFVFIGADPVAPAKALSVFAKAHQALELKGGLVAGRVVSAADVKAIALLPSREELIAKLLGTMQNPVRGTVTVLSGPARAFATVLDAIAKQKAA; from the coding sequence ATGCCCACTGCAAACAAGGAAGCTCGCGTCGTCGAGATCAAGGATCGCTTCGACAGCGCAGAGGCGGTCATCCTGATCGACTACCGCGGTCTTTCTGTACAGGAACTCGAGGACCTGCGTCGCAAGACCAGGGCCGCCGGCGGCGAGATCAAGGTCTACAAGAACTCGCTCACCGAGATCGCCATCCGTGAGCTGGCTCTGCCGAACATGGACGAGTACCTCGACGGACCGACGGCATTCGTGTTCATCGGCGCTGATCCGGTTGCGCCCGCCAAGGCGCTGAGCGTGTTCGCGAAGGCGCATCAGGCTCTCGAGCTCAAGGGAGGTCTGGTCGCTGGTCGGGTCGTCAGCGCCGCTGACGTCAAGGCGATTGCGCTGCTCCCGTCCCGCGAAGAGCTCATCGCCAAGCTTCTGGGTACGATGCAGAACCCGGTCCGCGGCACCGTCACGGTGCTTTCCGGACCAGCACGGGCGTTTGCGACCGTCTTGGACGCCATCGCCAAGCAGAAGGCCGCCTGA
- the nusG gene encoding transcription termination/antitermination protein NusG: protein MAKRWYVIHTYSGYENKVRTNLLHRIESMGMQEKIFDVKIPTETVTDLKEDGRRVTSEKKVFPGYILVQMELDDESWYVVRNTPGVTGFVGSQGKPVPLNRDEFNRIMKRTQAGPKAKTTTEFTEGMNVKVTSGPFAEFDGTIAEVNLDRSTLKVMVTIFGRETPVELEFGQVARH, encoded by the coding sequence ATGGCAAAGCGCTGGTACGTCATCCACACGTACTCCGGGTACGAGAACAAGGTTCGCACGAACCTGCTCCACCGCATCGAGTCCATGGGCATGCAGGAGAAGATCTTCGATGTGAAGATCCCGACGGAGACCGTCACCGACCTCAAGGAGGACGGCCGGCGGGTCACTTCCGAGAAGAAGGTGTTTCCCGGCTACATCCTGGTGCAGATGGAGTTGGACGACGAGTCCTGGTACGTCGTGCGCAACACGCCCGGAGTCACCGGTTTCGTCGGCAGCCAGGGCAAGCCGGTGCCGCTCAACCGGGATGAGTTCAACCGGATCATGAAGCGGACCCAAGCGGGTCCGAAAGCCAAGACGACCACCGAGTTCACCGAGGGAATGAACGTCAAGGTGACGTCTGGCCCCTTCGCCGAGTTCGATGGAACCATCGCCGAGGTCAATCTCGATCGCTCCACCCTCAAGGTCATGGTCACGATCTTCGGGCGCGAGACGCCCGTGGAGCTCGAGTTCGGGCAGGTCGCCCGGCACTGA
- the rplA gene encoding 50S ribosomal protein L1, protein MAKAGKKYRDSIARIEKHRIYTPLEAMRLVKESAKANFDESVEVHFRLGVDTRQADQQVRGSISLPHGTGKDVRVAVFAEGDKAREAEAAGADIVGSDDLVAKIEGGFFDFDAAVATPDMMGKVGKLGKALGPRGLMPNPKLGTVTMNVGQIIGELKAGRVEYRADKFGIAHVPVGKASFDEAKLVENYGALLEELVRVKPSSSKGKYLKSITVASTMGPGVKVDGTIQRNLLEG, encoded by the coding sequence ATGGCTAAGGCAGGAAAGAAGTATCGCGATTCGATCGCACGGATCGAGAAGCACCGCATCTATACGCCGCTCGAGGCCATGCGCCTTGTCAAGGAGAGCGCGAAAGCCAACTTCGACGAGAGCGTGGAAGTCCATTTCCGTCTCGGTGTCGATACGCGGCAGGCCGATCAGCAGGTCCGTGGCAGCATCTCTTTGCCGCACGGTACCGGCAAGGATGTCAGGGTTGCCGTGTTCGCCGAAGGCGACAAAGCCCGTGAGGCTGAGGCCGCCGGCGCCGACATCGTCGGCAGCGACGACCTCGTGGCCAAGATCGAGGGCGGCTTTTTCGATTTCGATGCCGCCGTGGCCACGCCGGACATGATGGGCAAGGTCGGTAAGCTGGGTAAGGCGCTTGGCCCCCGGGGTCTCATGCCCAACCCGAAGCTTGGCACCGTTACCATGAACGTCGGTCAGATAATCGGCGAGCTCAAGGCGGGGCGTGTCGAGTATCGCGCTGACAAGTTCGGCATCGCGCACGTGCCGGTGGGCAAGGCCTCCTTCGACGAGGCGAAGCTTGTCGAGAACTACGGCGCACTGCTCGAGGAGTTGGTGCGCGTGAAGCCTTCCTCGTCGAAGGGCAAGTACCTCAAGTCGATCACCGTAGCCTCCACGATGGGGCCCGGCGTGAAGGTCGACGGCACCATCCAGCGCAACCTGCTCGAGGGCTAG
- the rpmG gene encoding 50S ribosomal protein L33, with amino-acid sequence MRTLVTLACTECKRRNYTTNKNKQNNPERIEFKKYCKWCKTHTVHKETR; translated from the coding sequence ATGCGAACGCTGGTCACCCTGGCGTGCACCGAGTGCAAGCGCCGGAACTACACGACCAACAAGAACAAGCAGAATAACCCCGAGCGCATCGAGTTCAAGAAGTACTGCAAGTGGTGTAAGACCCACACGGTGCACAAGGAGACCCGCTAG
- the tuf gene encoding elongation factor Tu, with product MAKQKFERTKPHVNIGTIGHVDHGKTTLTAAITKRQAEKGFADFTPFDQIDKAPEERERGITIAIAHVEYQTENRHYAHVDCPGHADYVKNMITGAAQMDGAILVIAATDGPMAQTREHILLARQVGVPYIVVYLNKCDMVDDPELIELVEMEVRELLSEYEFPGDDTPIIQGSALKSLEGDEAWVGGIDELMAAVDSYIPMPVREIDKPFLMAIEDVFTITGRGTVATGRVERGVVHVGDEIEIVGIHDETKKTVVTGVEMFRKLLDEAQAGDNIGVLLRGIARTEIERGQVLCKPGSVTPHTEFMGQVYILTKEEGGRHTPFFDGYRPQFYFRTTDVTGVAHLPEGTEMVMPGDNVVVRGELINPIAMEDGLRFAIREGGRTVGSGRVIEILK from the coding sequence ATGGCGAAGCAGAAGTTCGAGCGCACTAAGCCGCATGTCAACATCGGTACCATCGGTCACGTTGACCACGGCAAGACCACGCTGACCGCGGCAATCACGAAGCGCCAGGCCGAGAAGGGCTTCGCGGACTTCACGCCGTTCGATCAGATCGACAAGGCCCCCGAAGAGCGCGAGCGCGGCATCACGATCGCCATCGCGCACGTCGAGTACCAGACCGAGAATCGTCACTACGCCCACGTTGACTGCCCGGGTCACGCGGACTACGTCAAGAACATGATCACGGGTGCAGCGCAGATGGACGGCGCCATCCTCGTCATCGCCGCCACCGACGGCCCCATGGCGCAGACCCGTGAGCACATCCTGCTCGCCCGCCAGGTCGGCGTTCCCTACATCGTCGTCTACCTCAACAAGTGCGACATGGTCGACGATCCCGAGCTCATCGAGCTCGTCGAGATGGAAGTCCGTGAGCTTCTCAGCGAGTACGAGTTCCCGGGCGACGACACCCCGATCATCCAGGGTTCGGCTCTCAAGTCGCTTGAGGGCGATGAGGCATGGGTCGGCGGAATCGACGAGCTCATGGCCGCAGTCGACTCCTACATCCCGATGCCGGTTCGTGAGATCGACAAGCCGTTCCTCATGGCCATCGAGGACGTCTTCACCATCACCGGTCGCGGTACCGTGGCCACCGGTCGTGTCGAGCGCGGCGTCGTGCATGTGGGCGACGAGATCGAGATCGTCGGCATTCACGACGAGACCAAGAAGACGGTCGTCACCGGTGTCGAGATGTTCCGCAAGCTGCTCGACGAGGCGCAGGCCGGCGACAACATCGGCGTTCTGCTCCGCGGCATCGCCCGCACCGAGATCGAGCGCGGTCAGGTCCTGTGCAAGCCGGGCTCGGTCACGCCGCACACCGAGTTCATGGGCCAGGTCTACATCCTCACCAAGGAGGAGGGCGGCCGTCACACCCCGTTCTTCGACGGCTACCGCCCGCAGTTCTACTTCCGGACCACCGACGTGACCGGCGTCGCCCACCTTCCCGAGGGCACCGAGATGGTCATGCCCGGCGACAACGTCGTGGTGCGCGGCGAGCTCATCAACCCGATCGCCATGGAGGACGGCCTCCGCTTCGCTATTCGTGAGGGCGGCCGCACCGTCGGTTCGGGTCGAGTCATCGAGATCCTCAAGTAG
- the rplL gene encoding 50S ribosomal protein L7/L12: MAVSKDEIIEALKEMPALELSELVKELEEIFGVSAAAPVMMGGAMPAAGGEAAVEEEKDSFDVVLEGFGDNKIAVIKVVRELTSLGLKEAKDLVEGAPKAVVEGAAKDKAEEAKTKLEDAGAAVSLK, translated from the coding sequence ATGGCTGTAAGCAAGGATGAGATCATCGAAGCTCTGAAGGAGATGCCCGCTCTCGAACTGTCCGAGCTCGTGAAGGAGCTTGAGGAGATCTTCGGCGTGTCCGCCGCCGCTCCCGTCATGATGGGTGGCGCGATGCCCGCCGCCGGTGGCGAGGCCGCTGTCGAGGAAGAGAAGGACTCGTTCGACGTGGTCCTCGAGGGCTTCGGAGACAACAAGATCGCCGTCATCAAGGTCGTGCGTGAGCTCACCAGCCTGGGCCTGAAGGAGGCCAAGGACCTCGTCGAGGGTGCGCCGAAGGCCGTGGTCGAGGGTGCTGCGAAGGATAAGGCCGAAGAGGCCAAGACCAAGCTCGAGGATGCCGGCGCAGCCGTCAGCCTCAAGTAA
- a CDS encoding DNA-directed RNA polymerase subunit beta, whose product MPRGEGSPVLSADRRERRSFAKIPEVLEVPNLIAIQRDSFAWFLSDGLRETFRDISPIEDFTGTMAVEFGGHEFGEPKYSVEECKEKDTSYQAPLFVEVRFVNKETGEIKEQSVFMGDFPLMTDRGTFVINGTERVVVSQLVRSPGVYYAEELDKTSDKIIYTAKVIPARGAWLELETDRRDVVSVRVDRKRKQPATVLIKALGIAETREEILELFGNSEAIERTLERDFTENREEALIEIYKRLRPGEPPTVESARALLDGLFFNPQRYDLAKVGRYKVNKKLSLALPDEQSTLTAEDIKAAIGYLVNLWEGRDGFQIDDIDHFGNRRIRSVGELIQNQFRIGLARMERVVRERMTTQDVDEITPQSLINIRPIVASIKEFFGSSQLSQFMDQTNPVAGLTHKRRLSALGPGGLSRERAGFEVRDVHPSHYGRMCPIETPEGPNIGLIGSLATFARINPYGFIETPYRRVVKGKVTSEIEYLTADEEEKNVIAQANEPFDAKTGKYSAAKVLCRVKGQGPTGQFGEPEERIPTEVDFMDVSPRQMVSVATALIPFLEHDDANRALMGSNMQRQAVPLMRASSPLVGTGLEHRAAKDTGEIILARRSGSVEVVDSQLIIVRATEDGTLDEYFLPKFQRSNQGTCINHRPIVVEGEKVEVGQVLADGPSTEYGELALGQNLMCAFMPWEGYNYEDAIIISERVVKEDILTSIHIEEYEVEARDTKLGPEEITREIPNVGEDVLLNLDEDGVIRVGAEVFPGDVLVGKVTPKGETELTAEERLLRAIFGEKAREVRDTSLKVKHGEYGRVIGVRQFSRDAGDDLSPGVNELVRVYVAQKRKIQEGDKLAGRHGNKGVIAKILPIEDMPFLADGSTVDIILNPLGVPSRMNIGQLLETHLGWAAHVGWSDDPKAKTSVDGPIHVATPVFDGAREEEISAVIEAANRNLQIKNQERFGKKALTSLVPVCNDKGKTQLFDGRTGEPFREPVTVGQIYILKLLHLVDDKIHARSTGPYSLITQQPLGGKAQFGGQRFGEMEVWALYAYGAAYVLQEILTVKSDDILGRVKAYEAIVKGENIPEPGIPESFKVLVKEMQSLCLDVEIMSESGEHIEFKEDEEDIFKTAEELGLDLGSEESVGSEVDSVDALEQLLEADISALDESPDTGDSAAGEEE is encoded by the coding sequence GTGCCCCGCGGAGAAGGTTCCCCTGTTCTCAGCGCCGACCGGCGCGAACGCCGTAGCTTCGCCAAGATCCCTGAAGTACTCGAAGTCCCGAACCTGATTGCGATTCAGCGGGACTCGTTTGCATGGTTTCTGAGCGATGGACTACGCGAGACGTTTCGTGACATCTCACCGATCGAAGACTTCACCGGAACGATGGCCGTCGAGTTCGGCGGCCACGAGTTCGGTGAGCCCAAGTACTCCGTAGAGGAGTGCAAAGAGAAGGACACGTCCTATCAGGCACCGCTCTTTGTCGAGGTCCGTTTCGTGAACAAGGAAACGGGCGAGATCAAAGAGCAGTCGGTGTTCATGGGCGACTTCCCGCTCATGACCGACCGCGGTACCTTCGTGATCAACGGTACTGAGCGCGTCGTCGTCTCACAGCTTGTCCGTTCGCCCGGCGTGTACTACGCCGAGGAGCTCGATAAGACGAGCGACAAGATCATCTACACCGCGAAGGTCATCCCGGCACGAGGCGCTTGGCTCGAGCTCGAGACCGACCGGCGCGATGTGGTGAGCGTTCGTGTCGACCGCAAGCGTAAGCAGCCGGCGACGGTGCTCATCAAGGCGCTCGGTATCGCCGAGACGCGCGAGGAGATCCTTGAGCTGTTCGGGAACTCCGAGGCCATCGAGCGCACGCTCGAGCGCGACTTCACCGAGAACCGCGAAGAGGCGCTCATCGAGATCTACAAGCGCTTGCGTCCCGGTGAGCCGCCCACGGTCGAGTCGGCCCGCGCGCTGCTCGACGGTCTGTTCTTCAACCCGCAGCGCTACGATCTTGCCAAGGTTGGCCGCTACAAGGTCAACAAGAAGCTCTCACTTGCGCTGCCGGACGAGCAGTCGACCCTCACCGCCGAGGATATCAAGGCAGCCATCGGCTACCTCGTGAACCTGTGGGAGGGTCGCGACGGATTCCAGATCGACGACATCGACCACTTCGGCAACCGCCGGATCCGCAGCGTGGGCGAGCTCATTCAGAACCAGTTCCGCATCGGTCTTGCTCGCATGGAGCGCGTGGTCCGTGAGCGCATGACCACGCAGGACGTGGACGAGATCACCCCGCAGTCCCTGATCAACATCCGCCCGATCGTGGCCTCCATCAAGGAGTTCTTCGGTTCGAGCCAGCTATCGCAGTTCATGGACCAGACGAACCCCGTCGCCGGCCTGACGCACAAGCGTCGCCTCTCCGCGCTGGGTCCCGGCGGTCTGTCACGTGAGCGCGCCGGCTTCGAGGTGCGCGACGTGCACCCCAGCCACTACGGGCGCATGTGCCCGATCGAGACGCCGGAAGGCCCCAACATCGGCCTCATCGGCTCTTTGGCCACGTTCGCTCGCATCAACCCGTACGGCTTCATCGAGACGCCGTACCGCAGAGTGGTCAAGGGCAAGGTAACGAGCGAGATTGAGTACCTCACGGCCGACGAGGAGGAGAAGAACGTCATCGCGCAGGCGAACGAGCCGTTCGACGCGAAGACGGGCAAGTACTCCGCGGCCAAGGTGCTGTGCCGGGTCAAGGGCCAAGGACCGACCGGGCAGTTCGGCGAGCCGGAAGAGCGCATCCCCACCGAGGTCGACTTCATGGATGTCAGTCCTCGGCAGATGGTTTCGGTTGCCACGGCGCTGATTCCCTTCCTCGAGCACGACGACGCGAACCGAGCCCTGATGGGCTCGAACATGCAGCGTCAGGCGGTGCCGCTTATGCGTGCATCGTCCCCGCTCGTGGGGACTGGGCTCGAGCACCGTGCCGCCAAGGACACCGGCGAGATCATCCTCGCTCGCCGATCGGGCAGCGTCGAAGTGGTGGACAGCCAGCTCATCATCGTGCGTGCCACCGAGGACGGGACACTCGACGAGTACTTCCTGCCGAAGTTCCAGCGCTCCAACCAGGGCACCTGCATCAACCACCGCCCGATCGTCGTAGAAGGCGAGAAGGTGGAGGTCGGCCAGGTCCTCGCGGACGGTCCGTCCACCGAGTATGGCGAACTCGCCCTCGGCCAGAACCTCATGTGTGCGTTCATGCCGTGGGAGGGCTACAACTACGAAGACGCGATCATCATCTCTGAGCGCGTCGTCAAGGAAGACATACTCACCTCGATTCACATCGAGGAGTACGAGGTTGAAGCGCGCGACACCAAGCTCGGCCCCGAGGAGATCACTCGTGAGATTCCGAACGTGGGCGAGGACGTGCTGCTCAACCTCGACGAAGACGGCGTGATTCGCGTCGGTGCCGAGGTGTTCCCGGGCGACGTGCTCGTGGGCAAGGTCACGCCGAAGGGCGAGACTGAGCTCACCGCGGAGGAGCGTCTCCTGCGCGCGATCTTCGGTGAGAAGGCCCGTGAGGTTCGCGACACGAGCCTCAAGGTCAAGCACGGCGAGTACGGACGCGTCATCGGCGTGCGGCAGTTCAGCCGCGATGCTGGTGACGACCTGTCGCCGGGCGTGAATGAACTCGTCCGCGTGTACGTGGCGCAGAAGCGTAAGATCCAGGAGGGCGACAAGCTCGCCGGGCGCCACGGGAACAAGGGCGTCATCGCCAAGATCCTCCCCATCGAGGACATGCCGTTCCTTGCCGACGGGAGCACCGTCGACATCATCCTGAACCCGCTCGGTGTACCGTCACGAATGAACATCGGACAGCTGCTCGAGACGCACCTCGGTTGGGCGGCTCACGTCGGCTGGAGTGACGATCCCAAGGCCAAGACCTCGGTAGATGGCCCGATCCACGTCGCCACACCCGTGTTTGACGGTGCGCGCGAAGAGGAGATATCCGCCGTTATCGAGGCCGCGAACCGCAACCTCCAGATCAAGAATCAGGAGCGGTTCGGTAAGAAAGCGCTCACGTCGCTTGTGCCGGTGTGCAACGACAAGGGCAAGACGCAGCTGTTCGACGGGCGCACGGGCGAGCCGTTCCGCGAGCCGGTCACCGTCGGGCAGATCTACATCCTCAAACTGCTGCACCTCGTCGATGACAAGATTCACGCACGTTCGACCGGTCCGTACTCGCTCATCACCCAGCAGCCGCTGGGTGGTAAGGCGCAGTTCGGAGGTCAGCGTTTCGGTGAGATGGAAGTCTGGGCTCTGTACGCATACGGCGCCGCCTACGTTCTCCAGGAGATCCTCACGGTCAAGTCCGACGACATCCTCGGCCGCGTCAAGGCGTACGAGGCCATCGTCAAGGGCGAGAACATCCCCGAGCCGGGTATTCCGGAGTCGTTCAAGGTTCTTGTCAAGGAGATGCAGTCGCTGTGTCTCGACGTCGAGATCATGAGCGAGTCGGGCGAGCACATCGAATTCAAGGAAGACGAAGAGGATATCTTCAAGACAGCCGAGGAACTCGGACTGGACCTGGGCAGCGAAGAGAGCGTGGGGTCGGAAGTCGACTCGGTGGACGCTCTCGAGCAGCTGCTCGAAGCCGACATCTCCGCGTTGGATGAGTCGCCCGACACCGGCGATAGTGCCGCGGGGGAGGAGGAGTAA